A window of Populus trichocarpa isolate Nisqually-1 chromosome 17, P.trichocarpa_v4.1, whole genome shotgun sequence genomic DNA:
GGATGATTGGTGGACTTAATGCAGTTTCTGTGTCCCATTTGTAGGCACACCCTGTTTTAATGGTGATTGGGCTTGTACTCGTGAATGGTGAAGGTAACTATCTCTTTTCAGCTCTTTTGGCATTACTGGTGTGTGAATTCATTTGTGCTGGGGAGGAGATGATTGATCAAGAGAATGTAGATCTAGTATCCTTTTCATTTCTGGATATAGACAAGAGAACTCTCTCCAAGTGTTCTTCTAATTGTGAATCTAACAGATAAGATAATTAAATGTTCCAAGGACAAGCGATGGTGTAAAACATAGATTGTAGGCCATGTTTATTTGAGCAGAAACGTGTCAATGATTATAAGATGAACGATTTTGTCTTGTCCTGGAGAAGGTGAAGAGAGAAAACTATGACTTAAATTTGGCATGTTAGGAACTTCTCATGTTTTGTTATCTTAAATTTGAactgactctttttttttttttggtgttttctgattttgtgtttcaaatgcTTGTTACGGACTCGTGCAGCCATGCTAGCCTACAAAACGGTGCCAGGAACAAAAAGCTTCAAAAAATTAGTTCATCTGACACTACAATTCCTCGCATTTTGTTTAAGCTTGATTGGCTTTTGGGCTGCTTTGAAATTCCACAATGACAAAGGCATTGACAATTTTTACAGCCTGCATTCTTGGCTGGGACTAGCTTGCCTTTTCCTCTTCAGCATCCAGGTCTTCACTTTTCCTTTTCACTCCCCTTCTTGATTGCCCACATGCACTACTACGCTTCTTGAAGTTAATGAACTACTCATGATCGTTTCTTCATTCCAGTGGGCTTCTGGGTTTGTAACCTTTTGGTATCCAGGAGGTTCAAGAAACAGCAGGGCCACCTTGCTTCCATGGCATGTGTTCTCTGGGGTTTATATTTATGCCCTATCTGTTGCCACTGCTACTACTGGTATCTTAGAAAAAGTCACTTTCCTCCAAACCAACAACGTGATATCACGCTACTCCACTGAAGCTTTGCTGGTGAACTCATTGGGTATCTTGATGATTGTTCTGGGTGGTTTCGTTGTTCTTGCATCAGTTTCTTCTCTGAATAGCAAAGGCGACATCCCTAGAAATGCAACAGAGTAGGCACAACATGTACATTTCTACATCTGATGATTGATTAAGTGGTGTATTCTTATTGCATATGAGTCACAGGTTTATGATTTATTGTTAAAAGATCAATGTACCACAAAAAAAATTCGCTTGGAGTTCTATTTGTTTGTATGTTGAACATTGAGAAAGAAATTCTGAACTTGGTATTTTAGCAAAGGTTGAGCAGAGTGTTTTCTTTAAGGCTGCAACTATAATGTTGGTGTTTAAAGGAAGAATCATAATTTTCTTTCTGAAACCCTAAAACCAATAATTCCGGCACCTTGGTAAGGTGGAGCTTCTTGATCAAAATGTAACTATTGCTTGCACATTTTCTGTAAGATCTCGTTATATATGCCATTGTCCATGGAGGTCAATGAACTTGTTCATGATCTTGAGCAAGGAGAGGATCTAGGTTAATGGCAAAACAGTTGGCTTTCCCAGCTTGAAATTTCTTGACTATAGTTTAACTGGATTAAAGATTTTCCAAAACCACCTATTATGGAATAGATGAATGAAATTCTTTAAGAGGTACATGAAAATGACACGAATGGAGTGTCATATTGAGGAAACATAAAATTCATAGCTCCTTTTGATGACTATTACAGGCTAAATATACTGTTATCAATTTGTGAAAAGCTTTATCTATTGTCAATTGATAGATTAGGGACTACTTTGACATCTTGGTGAAAATAGTGAGTTTAACCATGATTcgactgtgtgtgtgtgtgtgtgttgtgtttAGACTCGGAAGATAACATGGCCtctacttaaaaattaaatagttgtTGATGTTGTATGCATTAGCCCTGAAAATGAATGCTGTATTAATAAAAGCTGGTGAATGTTTGATCAccgattaaaaaacaaagcagtaAATACTCAGTTAATCTCGTactaaaagttttgaaaaaacattaacaatactatctatatatatagagttcaaggatatatatactaaaagttttaaaattatttggcGAAACAAATAGATTTGATATATATAGTAATAAGaccattattatttaaaaagttaaatagttttgttatataaaaataaaaactaatagaTAATTGTGGAAACATATCCAGCTTTTACGAGAATCTACATAATccctttattttaaaagttaaagcTTTTaagtaataaattcttaaaaaaaaaatcaagataagaaACAGAAGCTTTGATTATACCAAATATTTGTTTCCTGACAAAAGTTAATGCACAGATGACTTTCAGCAGTGCCAACCATGGAATGGAATAATAACCTCATAGTACAGTCTACTTTTAGAGTAGGTCTAAAAAAggcataaattttccatctaaTTCGTGCAAATATTCCTTCATGTAATGTACATGTAGTCAAGTTGCACCAGCTGCTTGTATCACATGAAAAAGGCAcgaagaaaaatagaaagaaagacaaaCAGATGAatggttttcttttcaagtCAGAAATTCAAATACAATTCAAGGTGTAAGCTTCTGGCAACAAAATTGTCATCTgctgaaaaatatttgtttgacatcCCAAAAGGGATACATCTCTGTCACAAGTTCACAACATACATGAGTACGCACGGCTAAAGCTGCCCGGAGAGGCAAGAATTGCACTCTACACAGTCaggaaataagaaacaaaaatgtcaaaaactcAGCATCATTCCGCAATTGAgaccaagagaaagaaaagaaaccaattGATTAGCAGTTTTACTAGCCTTATTGCTCCAGTTGTGTTGTCTGGGAAGGCGGATATCGGCAAAAATTTTGAGGAACCTGGATGATATATCTGCATGCATCTATATCCACAAGTGTTCTCTTTGATAATCTCTTACTATGACAGGCACACTCGTAGGTGGAACCTGAAAGCACCAAATAATACAAGTCAATAGTAGCTTCTATTAacagatgaaaaaaacaattgaatattaaataaataaagttaagaTTGAAATAGCAGGTGCTTCCTCTCATTTCCTCTCATTCCCATCAGTCTCAGGTCCAAGGACACCAGATAGATCACCTAGCTTGGAAGTTGGGAGGTTTCAAGCAGACGTGTATTGATGTGTAAAATGCACATgtatcaaatttcaattggaataATGCTCTAAATACAGACAAGTGGAACCACCATTAACTTTCATAATAGCATAAAAATTAGCTCGAAATCAGACAACCTACCATGCCATAATCAGTGATTATCATTGAAATGTAATCTGAAGGTGTTGCATCATAACTGTCCGGCATGTAAGATCCAAGGTCAGGTTcagaaaaccaaaatatttcATAAGACCAATTAGTATCAAAAGAACTTACATCAAATTCAGAAGCTGGAGATTTTCACTATCAGTCGATCCATCAAGGAGGTTGATATCCTCTCTTCCACGAACTTTTGAAATCACATCTGGATCACCTGCAAGAAACAGACAGGTATTGGAGATATTAAGCATGCAGTTAAAAGTCAGTCATTGATTGTATGAAGCACCTCCTATAGCCAGAAATGCATACCCAGCTCATTAGAACATAATGAGTCAAGCTGTACCCTTTCATGAAATTTATATGCTTCACAACAAACTAATACTGGTACACGGAATGCATGAGCAACCATAGCAACACAAGCAGTCCCAACTCTCGAGTAAACTGTTCCGTTGGACAGGACTGACGATGCACCCAGAAAAACTCGAGTGACTTCA
This region includes:
- the LOC18107405 gene encoding transmembrane ascorbate ferrireductase 2, whose amino-acid sequence is MAVPVIKFPTLMRLIRLMGVLVTALVLTWTVHYRGGLALVSANKDLIFNAHPVLMVIGLVLVNGEAMLAYKTVPGTKSFKKLVHLTLQFLAFCLSLIGFWAALKFHNDKGIDNFYSLHSWLGLACLFLFSIQWASGFVTFWYPGGSRNSRATLLPWHVFSGVYIYALSVATATTGILEKVTFLQTNNVISRYSTEALLVNSLGILMIVLGGFVVLASVSSLNSKGDIPRNATE